The following proteins are co-located in the Clostridiales bacterium genome:
- a CDS encoding EAL domain-containing protein: protein MLHEDMKKNYKELVEAHDFAHIGSWEMDVLKNISRWSEEAYRIYGISSKQYDGTYEGFINMIHPEDRAMVDNKITGAVSELTFDIEYRIIRPDGTIRNIRQLIIPIYNQEGKLIYLYGNIQDITGMLEFQTFLGKTEETIDRIQKRFQVLVQQSSDVFEIISPDYSILYISPAIEKITGATPEQRIGKNALEFLEGEQKQSFIRKVEHVLDFPEERSEGDLILKNLDGEDHYLTYTMSNQLSEQSIQGIVINWRDITDRIDNQKEIEFIATHDELTKLPNRVYLKRKMTQLCEECGPDQDFALIMLDIDGFRYVNDALGYQLGDQLILQVAERLKEILGEERFICRYSGDQFAIIVQNLHKSWEYEQIVKKIASLFTEAYKVDLYELDMTVSLGISMYPNDEKDPDLLINYANISLLRSKHEGKNRYKFYSSDIGIQIYKQVVLRNDLLKAIERNQFRVYYQAQVRLESNDILAAEALIRWEHPEWGMVSPNEFISLAEESGFIINLGNWMLREVCRNYRKWMEGGMAPIKVSVNYSSIQFFERNFVENILNIIAEYGLNPHFLIMEITESVFMKNPEKAILDIKRLQSVGIQVALDDFGTGFSSLSYLNSFNIDILKIDRSFIKNVMLDEASTIITRSVIDLAQELRIKLVAEGIENWDQLAYLRDLNCYSGQGFLYNKPMPLGDFEQLLVCEKCLPTELLREKEENRDKRKYLRIKLPTILEADMSIVEIPGQKFKVGKIRVEIKNIGSEGLCFTAGVRLPVNRELTLQFAIPMKDGTNVSITGFPIWVQELEENCYEYGVEFEHRPTEKVDLTMALYTLCKEMYS, encoded by the coding sequence TTGCTGCATGAGGACATGAAGAAAAACTATAAAGAACTCGTTGAAGCGCATGATTTTGCGCATATCGGCAGCTGGGAAATGGACGTGTTGAAAAACATAAGCCGTTGGTCAGAAGAGGCTTATCGGATCTACGGAATTTCCTCCAAACAATATGATGGCACCTATGAGGGCTTCATTAATATGATACATCCGGAAGACAGGGCTATGGTCGACAACAAGATCACGGGCGCTGTCAGTGAACTGACCTTTGATATTGAATATCGCATCATCAGACCGGATGGAACGATTCGAAATATACGACAGCTTATCATTCCGATCTACAATCAGGAAGGTAAACTGATTTATTTATATGGAAACATACAGGATATTACCGGTATGCTGGAGTTTCAGACTTTTCTTGGAAAGACAGAGGAGACCATCGATAGAATTCAAAAGCGCTTTCAGGTGCTCGTGCAGCAGTCCAGCGATGTTTTTGAAATCATCTCTCCAGATTATAGTATTTTATATATCAGTCCTGCCATCGAGAAAATAACAGGTGCGACTCCTGAGCAGAGAATCGGTAAAAATGCACTCGAATTTCTGGAAGGAGAGCAGAAACAGAGCTTCATTCGTAAAGTGGAGCACGTGCTGGACTTTCCCGAGGAGAGAAGCGAAGGCGATCTGATTCTAAAAAATCTCGACGGCGAGGATCATTATCTCACCTATACCATGAGCAATCAGCTTTCAGAACAATCTATCCAGGGGATTGTGATCAATTGGCGGGATATAACTGATCGGATTGATAACCAGAAGGAAATTGAATTTATTGCGACCCATGATGAGCTGACAAAGCTGCCAAACCGAGTTTATCTAAAGCGAAAAATGACACAATTGTGTGAGGAGTGCGGCCCGGATCAGGACTTCGCGCTGATTATGCTTGATATTGATGGTTTTCGTTATGTGAACGACGCTTTGGGTTATCAACTGGGAGATCAGCTTATTTTACAGGTAGCAGAGCGTCTTAAAGAAATCCTGGGAGAGGAACGGTTTATCTGCCGTTACTCGGGAGATCAATTTGCAATCATTGTACAGAACTTACATAAATCATGGGAATATGAACAAATCGTGAAGAAAATCGCATCCTTGTTTACAGAAGCTTACAAGGTGGATCTTTATGAGCTGGACATGACCGTCAGTCTGGGAATCAGTATGTATCCCAATGATGAAAAGGATCCAGATCTTCTGATCAACTATGCGAATATCTCACTTCTGCGTTCCAAACATGAAGGGAAGAACCGTTATAAGTTCTACTCCTCAGATATTGGAATCCAAATTTATAAGCAGGTTGTCCTCAGAAACGATCTGCTGAAAGCCATTGAAAGAAATCAATTTCGTGTTTATTACCAGGCTCAGGTCAGACTTGAGTCTAATGATATTCTTGCTGCTGAGGCACTGATTCGCTGGGAACATCCCGAATGGGGTATGGTATCTCCCAATGAGTTTATCTCGCTGGCGGAGGAGTCTGGATTTATTATCAACCTTGGAAATTGGATGCTCAGAGAGGTTTGCAGGAACTATAGGAAATGGATGGAGGGCGGAATGGCTCCCATTAAGGTTTCGGTGAATTATTCCAGCATTCAATTCTTTGAGCGGAATTTCGTTGAGAATATCCTGAATATTATTGCTGAATATGGCTTAAATCCACATTTTCTTATTATGGAGATTACCGAAAGCGTATTTATGAAGAACCCGGAGAAAGCGATTCTCGATATCAAGCGCCTTCAGTCCGTAGGAATTCAAGTAGCACTAGATGATTTCGGAACTGGGTTTTCCTCTCTTTCGTACCTGAACTCCTTTAATATTGATATTTTGAAAATTGATCGTTCCTTTATTAAAAATGTAATGCTGGATGAAGCCAGTACCATTATTACCCGTTCGGTAATCGATCTGGCGCAGGAACTCCGGATCAAACTGGTGGCGGAGGGCATCGAGAACTGGGATCAGCTTGCTTATCTCAGAGATCTGAATTGTTACTCAGGACAAGGATTCCTCTATAATAAGCCCATGCCCCTCGGTGATTTTGAGCAGCTTCTCGTATGCGAAAAGTGCCTGCCCACAGAACTTCTGCGGGAAAAGGAAGAGAACCGTGATAAACGAAAATATTTGAGAATTAAGCTGCCAACGATTTTGGAGGCGGATATGTCCATCGTCGAAATACCCGGGCAGAAATTTAAGGTCGGAAAGATCAGGGTGGAAATCAAGAATATCGGCTCTGAGGGACTTTGCTTTACTGCCGGAGTCAGGCTGCCGGTCAATCGTGAATTAACACTGCAGTTTGCGATTCCCATGAAGGATGGCACCAATGTCAGCATTACTGGATTTCCCATATGGGTACAGGAGCTGGAAGAAAACTGTTATGAATATGGTGTAGAATTTGAACACAGGCCTACGGAGAAGGTTGACCTTACCATGGCACTGTATACACTCTGCAAGGAGATGTATAGTTGA